In a genomic window of Leifsonia xyli subsp. cynodontis DSM 46306:
- a CDS encoding DeoR/GlpR family DNA-binding transcription regulator: protein MNRAERLTAVLDLLAGSGQIEVEDIVTKLDVSAATARRDLDALASQRLLTRTRGGAVGQSVAYDLPIRYKREQRAPEKLRIAQAASALVPRGAVVGLCGGTTSTAVATVLGSRPDLMEPSPHPTLTIVTNAINIAAQLVMRPQIKTVVTGGVVHARSYELVGPYSDVVLEKITLDIAFIGVNGIDPLVGATVHDEGEASVNSLMARRATRAVIVADSRKIGRTAFATLGGPAVLTTLITDDGITDEQRAAFAEHGVGVIVA from the coding sequence ATGAACCGGGCGGAACGGCTCACCGCCGTGCTCGACCTGCTGGCCGGCTCCGGTCAGATCGAGGTGGAGGACATCGTGACGAAGCTCGATGTCTCGGCGGCGACCGCGCGACGCGACCTCGACGCGCTCGCCTCGCAGCGGCTACTGACGCGCACGCGGGGCGGAGCGGTCGGGCAATCGGTGGCCTACGACCTCCCGATCCGCTACAAGCGCGAACAGCGCGCGCCGGAGAAACTGCGGATCGCGCAGGCGGCCAGCGCGCTCGTCCCGCGCGGCGCGGTGGTGGGCTTGTGCGGCGGGACGACGAGCACCGCCGTCGCAACCGTGCTGGGATCGCGACCGGACCTCATGGAGCCGTCGCCCCATCCCACGCTGACGATCGTGACGAACGCCATCAACATCGCGGCGCAGCTCGTGATGCGGCCGCAGATCAAGACCGTCGTCACCGGCGGTGTCGTGCATGCCCGCTCGTACGAACTGGTCGGGCCGTACAGCGATGTCGTGCTGGAGAAGATCACCCTGGACATCGCGTTCATCGGCGTGAACGGGATCGACCCGCTCGTCGGCGCGACCGTCCACGACGAGGGCGAAGCGAGCGTGAACTCGCTGATGGCACGGCGGGCGACGCGCGCGGTGATCGTGGCCGACTCCAGAAAGATCGGCCGGACGGCGTTCGCGACCCTCGGCGGACCCGCGGTTCTGACGACGCTGATCACAGACGACGGCATCACCGACGAGCAGCGAGCCGCCTTCGCGGAGCACGGCGTCGGTGTCATCGTCGCTTGA
- a CDS encoding class II fructose-bisphosphate aldolase, translating to MPLVPTLDLLRRAVAHRTGLAAFNVIHLETAEALLAAAEETGLPVVLQISQNCMKYHGALEPIAAATLAAAAGSSASAAVHLDHAEDEELTRRAIDLGFGSVMFDGAALGYERNVAATVRVVEHAHANEVSVEAELGEIGGKDGVHAPGVRTEPHEAQRFVAETGVDSLAVAVGSSHAMTERTARLDLGLVATLRQAVPVPLVLHGSSGAADETIEAAIRAGITKVNVSTQLNRSFTAGVRRHLAANPDTVDSRTYLREGRTAMTAEAARLMRLFDVAASAEGEGERTKETTP from the coding sequence ATGCCCCTCGTCCCGACGCTCGACCTGCTGCGCAGAGCCGTCGCCCACCGCACCGGACTGGCCGCGTTCAACGTCATCCATCTGGAGACCGCCGAGGCGCTGCTCGCCGCCGCGGAGGAGACGGGGCTGCCGGTCGTGCTGCAAATCTCGCAGAATTGTATGAAGTACCACGGTGCGCTGGAGCCGATCGCGGCGGCGACCCTCGCGGCCGCGGCGGGGTCGTCGGCGTCCGCGGCCGTTCACCTGGACCACGCGGAGGATGAGGAGCTGACGCGGCGCGCGATCGACCTCGGCTTCGGCTCGGTGATGTTCGACGGAGCGGCGCTGGGGTACGAGCGGAACGTGGCGGCGACCGTGCGGGTCGTCGAGCACGCCCACGCGAACGAGGTGTCGGTCGAGGCCGAACTCGGCGAGATCGGCGGCAAGGACGGGGTACACGCTCCCGGTGTGCGCACGGAACCGCACGAGGCGCAGCGCTTCGTCGCCGAGACCGGCGTCGACTCACTCGCCGTCGCGGTCGGCAGCTCGCACGCCATGACGGAGCGGACCGCCCGGCTCGACCTCGGGCTGGTGGCCACTCTCCGGCAGGCTGTTCCGGTGCCGCTCGTGCTGCACGGGTCGAGCGGCGCCGCGGACGAGACGATCGAGGCGGCGATCCGGGCGGGCATCACCAAGGTCAACGTCTCCACCCAGCTGAACCGCTCGTTCACCGCAGGGGTCCGCAGGCACCTCGCCGCGAATCCCGACACGGTCGACTCGCGGACGTACCTGCGCGAAGGACGCACGGCGATGACGGCGGAGGCGGCCCGGCTGATGCGGCTGTTCGATGTGGCAGCGAGCGCCGAGGGCGAGGGGGAACGGACGAAGGAGACGACGCCATGA
- a CDS encoding ROK family protein, with translation MNQPAFPSPTPLGDGEAVLAFDVGGTDMKAALIDPAGRIAEIVRRPTPLEGERTGEAVVAAVADLAAGFAGAHPGVRPAAAGLLVPGQVDDDTGVGVFAENLGWRDFPFRDRASAALGMPVSFSHGVRGAGEAEHRLGAAAPFRDTVVMAIGTGIAGAIFLDGRLHAGGGLAGEMGHSRVAEGQDCACGGHGCLEAVASAAAIARRYSALTGRSVPGAREVLERAQAGDPAATRVWESALDALALDLSHTVALLAPEAIVIGGGLSQAGDALFVPLAEKLDTILTFQRRPALLPALIGENAGVIGAALRARDLLAATAREPAL, from the coding sequence GTGAATCAGCCAGCTTTCCCCTCCCCCACTCCCCTCGGCGACGGAGAGGCCGTCCTCGCGTTCGATGTCGGCGGCACCGATATGAAGGCGGCGCTGATCGACCCGGCGGGCCGGATCGCGGAAATCGTACGGCGTCCCACACCGCTCGAGGGGGAACGCACCGGTGAGGCCGTCGTCGCGGCCGTGGCGGATCTCGCAGCGGGGTTCGCGGGCGCGCATCCCGGCGTCCGCCCGGCCGCCGCGGGTCTGCTGGTGCCCGGCCAGGTGGACGACGACACCGGAGTCGGGGTCTTCGCGGAGAACCTCGGCTGGCGGGACTTCCCGTTCCGCGACCGCGCCTCTGCGGCGCTCGGCATGCCCGTCTCGTTCAGCCACGGTGTGCGCGGCGCGGGCGAGGCAGAGCACCGGCTCGGGGCCGCAGCGCCGTTCCGCGACACGGTGGTGATGGCGATCGGCACGGGCATCGCCGGGGCGATCTTCCTGGACGGCCGCCTGCACGCCGGCGGAGGGCTGGCCGGCGAGATGGGACACTCCCGCGTCGCCGAGGGGCAGGACTGCGCGTGCGGCGGACACGGCTGTCTCGAAGCGGTGGCCTCGGCCGCGGCCATCGCGCGCCGGTACAGTGCGCTGACCGGTCGCTCCGTTCCGGGAGCGCGCGAGGTGCTCGAGCGCGCTCAAGCCGGGGACCCGGCCGCCACCAGGGTCTGGGAGAGCGCCCTCGACGCGCTCGCTCTCGACCTCTCGCACACGGTGGCGCTGCTCGCCCCGGAGGCGATCGTCATCGGGGGCGGGCTCTCACAGGCGGGGGATGCGCTGTTCGTGCCGCTCGCGGAGAAGCTCGACACCATCCTGACCTTCCAGCGGCGGCCCGCACTGCTGCCGGCCCTCATCGGCGAGAACGCCGGGGTCATCGGCGCTGCGCTGCGGGCCAGAGACCTGCTCGCCGCGACGGCGCGGGAGCCGGCCCTGTGA
- a CDS encoding SIS domain-containing protein, whose translation MEAELRSQPETWERAAGLRAEQALLPASGERVAVVGCGTSWFMAQSYAALRETAGHGVTDPFTASEAFVDRDYDAVVALTRSGTTTEVLELLERLRASGSGARTVGVVGDPETPLVTLVDDVIALPFADERSVVQTRFATTALALIRASLGHDLGPAIDDASAAIGEELDETLVTADQYSFLGAGWSVGLAHEAALKMREASQSWTESYPAKEYRHGPIAIAAPGRVTWMFGDTPAGLADDIAATGAHFEHRGIDGMADLVRAQRVALERARRSGLDPDRPRNLTRSVILSS comes from the coding sequence ATGGAGGCCGAGCTGCGCTCGCAGCCCGAGACCTGGGAGCGTGCGGCGGGACTGCGCGCCGAGCAGGCGCTCCTCCCGGCGAGCGGGGAGCGGGTGGCCGTGGTCGGCTGCGGCACGTCCTGGTTCATGGCGCAGTCGTACGCGGCGCTGCGCGAGACGGCCGGGCACGGCGTGACCGACCCGTTCACGGCTTCCGAGGCGTTCGTGGACCGCGACTACGATGCCGTCGTCGCGCTCACCCGCTCGGGGACGACGACGGAGGTTCTGGAACTGCTCGAACGGCTGCGGGCCTCCGGGAGCGGAGCCCGCACCGTCGGTGTCGTCGGCGACCCCGAGACACCGCTGGTGACGCTCGTGGATGACGTGATCGCGCTGCCGTTCGCCGACGAGCGCTCGGTGGTGCAGACGCGCTTCGCCACGACGGCCCTCGCGCTCATCCGCGCCTCCCTCGGTCACGATCTGGGACCGGCCATCGACGATGCCAGCGCCGCGATCGGGGAAGAGCTCGACGAGACCCTCGTCACCGCGGACCAATACTCGTTCCTCGGCGCCGGGTGGAGCGTGGGGCTCGCCCACGAGGCCGCGCTCAAGATGCGCGAAGCATCCCAGTCGTGGACCGAGTCGTACCCGGCCAAGGAGTACCGGCACGGCCCGATCGCGATCGCCGCGCCCGGGCGGGTGACCTGGATGTTCGGGGACACCCCGGCTGGCCTCGCCGACGACATCGCGGCCACGGGGGCGCATTTCGAGCACCGCGGCATCGACGGGATGGCCGACCTCGTCCGCGCGCAACGGGTCGCCCTGGAACGGGCCCGGCGCTCCGGGCTGGACCCCGACCGGCCACGCAACCTGACGCGATCTGTCATCCTGTCCTCGTGA
- a CDS encoding mannosyltransferase family protein — translation MIAGVISLVRPAGSGRQPAHPRIPLFGREWRWWPLLLGVFAVSRLLTTAFMLALYVAETAGHWPAASPIGQHGFFRFSATWDASFYRRIADGGYPHTLPVDSSGDVEQNPWAFLPLYPLIVRGLMAVTGLGFDLLGVLAAVVFSALATLVLYRLVASRVGALSGFWAAVFFCFGPLSFVLQIAYAESLFLLLMFSGLWMMMERRYLAVIPLAVAAAFAKPGELALPLALGIVFLVRLAQARRGGEEFPGRQRAAMIAAGIVSALAGLAWPVVASAVTGMPGAYVETELSWWTGFVGRVTFVPMTPWFLLTWTYAGLAGAVLAVSVVAGYIWLLRRPGIRELGVEVVAYAASYGLYLFAVFLPQQSLFRLLMPLAPLAGTPGLTSRARAIVLVAGVALQPVALLLLWFLGYP, via the coding sequence ATGATCGCGGGCGTCATCAGTCTTGTCCGACCGGCAGGCAGCGGGCGGCAGCCAGCGCACCCGCGCATCCCGCTGTTCGGCCGCGAGTGGCGCTGGTGGCCGTTGCTGCTCGGGGTTTTCGCGGTGTCCCGTCTCCTCACGACGGCTTTCATGCTGGCGCTGTATGTGGCGGAGACCGCCGGGCACTGGCCCGCGGCCAGCCCGATCGGGCAGCACGGCTTCTTCCGCTTCTCGGCCACCTGGGACGCGTCCTTCTATCGGCGGATCGCGGACGGCGGCTACCCGCACACCCTGCCGGTCGATTCGTCCGGGGACGTCGAGCAGAATCCGTGGGCGTTCCTGCCGCTCTATCCCCTGATCGTGCGCGGTCTGATGGCGGTCACAGGGCTCGGCTTCGATCTTCTCGGCGTCCTCGCCGCGGTCGTGTTCAGCGCGCTCGCGACGCTGGTGCTGTACCGTCTCGTCGCCTCCCGCGTCGGAGCGCTGAGCGGCTTCTGGGCCGCGGTCTTCTTCTGCTTCGGGCCGCTCTCGTTCGTGCTGCAGATCGCGTACGCTGAGAGCCTCTTCCTGCTGCTGATGTTCTCCGGTCTCTGGATGATGATGGAACGCCGCTACCTGGCCGTCATCCCGCTCGCCGTCGCGGCCGCCTTCGCGAAGCCCGGGGAGCTCGCGCTGCCGCTCGCACTCGGCATCGTCTTCCTGGTCCGGCTGGCGCAGGCTCGGCGAGGCGGCGAGGAGTTCCCAGGCCGCCAGCGCGCTGCGATGATCGCCGCTGGCATCGTCTCGGCCCTCGCCGGACTCGCCTGGCCCGTCGTCGCGTCCGCAGTCACCGGCATGCCGGGCGCCTATGTGGAGACCGAGCTCTCCTGGTGGACGGGATTCGTCGGCCGGGTGACGTTCGTGCCGATGACCCCGTGGTTCCTGCTCACCTGGACGTACGCGGGCCTTGCCGGGGCGGTGCTCGCCGTCTCCGTCGTCGCCGGGTACATCTGGCTGTTGCGCCGCCCCGGCATCCGGGAACTCGGTGTCGAGGTCGTCGCCTACGCGGCGAGCTACGGCCTCTACCTCTTCGCCGTTTTCCTGCCGCAGCAGAGCCTGTTCCGGCTGCTGATGCCGCTCGCACCCCTCGCGGGCACGCCGGGACTCACCAGCCGGGCTCGCGCGATCGTGCTCGTCGCCGGTGTCGCACTGCAACCCGTGGCCCTGCTGCTGCTTTGGTTCCTCGGCTACCCTTAG
- a CDS encoding helix-turn-helix transcriptional regulator has protein sequence MSAHERAASSPKRSGATRRKPAPPTALYLQALLADADSDSLVARTFAQTENSAGEPVDLARLAVLRAQWQLASGSDLEKVLRELRERTTGLGPATRLADAEAVLLEAAVRGIPDDADDRLETGGDLPHPIRTRLLEIALTIAALRGRFAEAHALFDQLSELGTADISTDIVAAHGYTLLGEGRHAEALAWAERGVDEAHANLDVSGLRAHSFVAALCLTVSGQYSEAENVISVALALGEPPLTDLTDHIGIQALASVVAVRRDNAALGERLRADIAATPAAGTLIGRSGLAWSTAQLVAYRGQPNEAAQLLRAHSDHLHGIGIHSGSVFALLSALELNPDPAGVEHASALLRGMQSEFFDAHLAFLIARQDRDADAIAALAPRLTASGRPGLAVVAFRLAAEWLNEDGEHERAREFDRVREAFIADLPGRSYDATRMFATAINLTEREREISRLVASGLSNPQIAARLVLSVRTVESHLHRIMRKTSVSNRAELASLIQSIAA, from the coding sequence ATGAGCGCGCACGAACGCGCCGCGTCGTCACCGAAGCGGAGTGGCGCAACGCGCCGGAAGCCGGCTCCGCCCACCGCGCTATACCTGCAGGCGCTCCTGGCCGACGCCGACTCGGACAGCCTCGTCGCCCGGACCTTCGCCCAGACCGAGAACAGCGCCGGCGAGCCGGTCGACCTCGCCCGGCTGGCCGTGCTGCGCGCTCAGTGGCAGCTCGCCTCCGGGAGCGACCTCGAGAAGGTGCTCCGCGAGCTGCGCGAGCGGACCACCGGGCTCGGCCCCGCGACCCGGCTGGCCGACGCCGAGGCCGTGCTCCTCGAAGCGGCCGTGCGCGGCATCCCGGACGACGCGGACGATCGGCTTGAGACCGGCGGCGACCTCCCGCACCCGATCCGCACACGGCTGCTCGAAATCGCGCTCACCATCGCCGCCCTCCGCGGCCGGTTCGCTGAGGCGCACGCGCTCTTCGACCAGCTCTCCGAACTGGGGACCGCCGACATCTCGACCGACATCGTCGCCGCGCACGGCTACACCCTGCTCGGCGAGGGCCGGCACGCCGAGGCGCTGGCCTGGGCGGAGCGAGGTGTGGACGAAGCGCACGCCAATCTGGATGTCTCCGGGCTCCGCGCCCACAGCTTCGTCGCAGCGCTGTGCCTGACGGTCTCCGGGCAGTACAGCGAGGCGGAGAATGTGATCTCCGTCGCGCTCGCTCTCGGAGAGCCCCCGCTCACGGATCTGACCGACCACATCGGCATCCAGGCGCTGGCCTCCGTGGTCGCAGTCCGCCGGGACAACGCGGCCCTCGGCGAAAGGCTGCGCGCCGACATCGCCGCCACTCCCGCCGCCGGCACTCTGATCGGCCGCTCGGGTCTCGCCTGGAGCACCGCCCAGCTGGTCGCCTACCGGGGACAGCCGAACGAGGCAGCACAGCTGCTCCGCGCCCACTCGGATCACCTCCACGGCATCGGGATCCACTCGGGGAGCGTGTTCGCCCTGCTGTCGGCCCTCGAACTCAACCCGGACCCGGCCGGCGTGGAGCACGCATCCGCTCTCCTCCGCGGGATGCAGTCCGAGTTCTTCGACGCACACCTCGCCTTCCTGATCGCCCGCCAGGACAGAGACGCGGACGCGATCGCCGCCCTCGCGCCACGACTGACCGCGAGCGGCCGGCCCGGTCTGGCCGTCGTCGCGTTCCGCCTGGCCGCCGAGTGGCTGAACGAGGATGGCGAGCACGAGCGGGCGCGCGAGTTCGACCGGGTGCGCGAGGCGTTCATCGCCGACCTGCCGGGCCGCAGCTACGACGCGACCCGGATGTTCGCGACGGCGATCAACCTGACCGAACGCGAGCGCGAGATCTCGCGACTCGTCGCGAGCGGCCTGTCCAACCCGCAGATCGCCGCGCGACTCGTGCTCAGCGTGCGGACCGTGGAGAGCCACCTGCACCGGATCATGCGGAAGACCTCTGTCTCGAACCGCGCGGAACTGGCCTCGCTCATCCAGTCGATCGCCGCCTAA
- a CDS encoding DUF4012 domain-containing protein, which yields MGVLLAGVVGCAAWVGIRMFLSYTELSQAQTEASAVVAAVSADPAQAAEYESARLDALAARLDSASALTATRSGGSRRPSRSRATTCAPTGSQSTASPPRSVTVCAPLVPAFARMGAAISLTDGRVDLAQVAESAQELGRASSVLEESRKTLAGADGGAVVTPLADGVRKAGSMVDDLSHTVSALSTAAKVIPAALGADGEKRYGLLMNNNAELRTTGGIAGAISPVTATDGAIALGDQLVPDDLNPATAAAPAVTREEATLFGPTLSSYIQNVNATPDFSRTAAFASELWADARGEKLDGVVSVDTVTLSRLLAVTGPVTAEGRELTSENATKVLLNDIYLQVTDRAEHDRFFGAVTRAVFDKLLHGGASALGMAKALDAAAEEGRISIWFADPALQSAIAGTNLAGPTARLSDDGAPVGVFLIDGTAGKMDYYLDGSLAASCTNGGKSGVSVTTTLRSTAPAEIANAPWYVTGAGQSTTSVGSIRTMLQFASTDSLRPERVTVDGKPVTLKWATIDGRNVAVAVVDLAPGATATVGADFALLPAKSVTLDRIVGTPTATAFATKVDAGRCG from the coding sequence ATGGGCGTTCTTCTCGCCGGCGTCGTCGGCTGCGCGGCCTGGGTCGGCATTCGGATGTTCCTCTCCTATACGGAGCTGAGTCAGGCCCAGACCGAGGCGTCCGCCGTGGTCGCGGCTGTGTCGGCCGATCCCGCTCAGGCAGCCGAGTACGAGTCCGCCCGGCTGGACGCGCTCGCCGCCCGGCTGGATTCGGCGAGCGCCCTCACGGCGACCCGATCTGGCGGGTCGCGGAGGCCATCCCGTTCGCGGGCGACAACCTGCGCGCCTACTGGCTCACAGTCGACGGCCTCTCCACCGCGGTCGGTGACGGTCTGCGCCCCGCTTGTCCCCGCGTTCGCCCGGATGGGAGCCGCGATCTCGCTGACCGACGGCCGCGTCGACCTCGCGCAGGTCGCGGAGAGCGCCCAGGAGCTGGGCCGGGCGTCCAGCGTGCTCGAGGAGAGTCGCAAGACGCTCGCCGGCGCTGACGGGGGAGCCGTCGTGACTCCGCTGGCGGACGGCGTCCGCAAAGCGGGTTCGATGGTGGACGACCTCTCGCACACCGTGTCGGCGCTGTCGACCGCAGCGAAGGTGATCCCGGCCGCGCTCGGCGCTGATGGCGAGAAACGCTATGGGCTCCTCATGAACAACAATGCGGAGCTGCGCACGACCGGCGGCATCGCCGGTGCCATCTCGCCCGTGACGGCGACCGACGGAGCCATCGCGCTCGGTGACCAGCTCGTCCCCGACGACCTCAACCCTGCGACAGCCGCCGCCCCGGCGGTGACCCGCGAAGAGGCGACCCTCTTCGGCCCCACGCTCTCGTCGTACATCCAGAACGTCAATGCCACCCCGGACTTCTCCCGGACGGCCGCTTTCGCCTCCGAGCTGTGGGCCGATGCGCGCGGCGAGAAGCTCGACGGTGTCGTGTCGGTGGACACGGTCACCCTCAGCCGGCTGCTCGCGGTGACGGGCCCGGTCACGGCCGAGGGCCGTGAGCTGACCTCCGAGAACGCGACGAAGGTTCTGCTCAACGACATCTATCTGCAGGTGACCGATCGCGCGGAGCACGACCGTTTCTTCGGTGCGGTGACCCGTGCGGTCTTCGACAAGCTTCTGCACGGTGGCGCCTCGGCGCTCGGCATGGCGAAAGCGCTCGATGCCGCGGCGGAGGAGGGCCGGATCTCGATCTGGTTCGCCGACCCGGCACTGCAGAGCGCGATCGCGGGCACGAACCTCGCCGGACCGACGGCGCGGCTGAGCGACGACGGGGCGCCTGTCGGCGTGTTCCTCATCGACGGCACCGCCGGAAAGATGGACTACTACCTCGACGGCTCGCTCGCCGCCTCCTGCACGAACGGCGGCAAGAGCGGCGTCTCGGTGACGACCACCCTGCGCTCGACCGCACCCGCGGAGATCGCGAACGCGCCCTGGTATGTGACCGGAGCCGGACAGTCCACCACATCGGTCGGCAGCATCCGCACCATGCTCCAGTTCGCCTCCACAGACAGCCTGCGACCCGAGCGGGTGACGGTCGACGGCAAGCCGGTCACGCTCAAGTGGGCGACGATCGACGGCCGCAATGTCGCCGTCGCCGTCGTCGACCTCGCTCCCGGAGCCACGGCGACCGTCGGCGCGGACTTCGCGCTGCTGCCCGCGAAATCCGTCACCCTCGACCGGATCGTCGGCACGCCCACCGCGACCGCCTTCGCCACGAAGGTCGACGCCGGCCGCTGCGGCTGA
- a CDS encoding arsenate reductase/protein-tyrosine-phosphatase family protein, producing MERLLAQRSRAAGLDLAVASTGTRALVGQDMEPGSREILTRHDADADGFVSTSIRAVDLESYDLILTASEAHRLRVVERDPVLLARTRTLLGFLDPVEDEIVDPYRKSPETYRAMERQIVPAIEAVVAYLLRQRL from the coding sequence ATGGAGCGCCTCCTGGCGCAGAGGTCACGGGCGGCCGGACTGGACCTCGCGGTCGCCAGCACCGGAACCCGGGCGCTCGTCGGCCAGGACATGGAACCGGGGTCGCGTGAGATCCTCACCCGCCACGACGCCGACGCTGACGGATTCGTCAGCACGAGCATCAGGGCGGTCGATCTCGAATCCTACGACCTGATCCTGACCGCCTCCGAAGCCCACCGCCTGCGCGTCGTGGAGCGTGATCCCGTGCTCCTCGCCCGAACGCGCACCCTGCTCGGGTTCCTCGACCCCGTCGAAGACGAGATTGTCGACCCCTACCGCAAGTCCCCCGAAACCTACCGTGCGATGGAGCGGCAGATCGTCCCCGCGATCGAGGCCGTCGTCGCCTACCTCTTGCGACAAAGGCTATGA